A window of Rhizoctonia solani chromosome 5, complete sequence genomic DNA:
TCATCTGTCTtatacttcctttctcttaTTTCTGTCACAGCTTGAAAGGGCCAAGGCAAATGGCGTGGAAAATATTTTCTGTCCTGATATACAGAGTCTTACTATGCTCGATCGGTTTGAAAGTTTGGCGCGTACATTCGACGGTGAAAGATTTTGTTTACTTAAAGAGAACTTTCATACTGAAGCCCAGTTCAATAAGCCGTCTTTACCAATGCTACGCTCCACTGGTGTAAACGAGATCCACTAGGAGTCGTACAGGCAGCTAAGCGCACTCTGAAACCGGGAGGCCGTTTTGTAGGAGAGTTTGGTGGATATTTAAACTGCGTTGGTGGGGGAAATTACTTTATACTATGCTATAAACGTGTAAAGCTTCATCGCCAAAGGTGTACGATCTGCATTGCACCAGGTCTTACGGAGGCGAGGAATCGACCCTTCAAGGGTTGACCCGTGGTATTTTCCGCGGTCAGAGCACTATGCTAGTGTAAGTCTCAAATATTTCTTTTGATTGCAATCAACTATTGAATATTGTATAGGTACTCGAGTCTGAGGGATTCAAAATTGAACAAATATCACTCAATCCTCGTTTTACGCCCCTACCAGGTCCCTTGATAGATTGGCTTCGAACTTTTGCGCGCAACTCAATACTCGCTAACATGAACGACGAAGACGCAGAACAAGTTATGCAAGATGTTTCCGATTTATGCGAACCCGATATGAAGGATGAGAAAGGAGGGTGGGCAATTATGTATGTCAGACTAAGATTCCGAGCGGTTCTTCCTCTGTAACCTGTATGTCTGCCAATCAATGTGATGGCTCCTCATTGTACTTTTCATTCAATTTAATAACTGTGAAAAGTGGTCACGCCTTCCTTGTAGGTAGGAATGAAACGAGTGCGCACGGGTACTCACGGGTCCAAATATTGACTAATATCTCTCCCACTATCATCCATGCGGGTTTGAGAGTTGAAATATAGATTGAGATAGCTCAGGTGAATGTAACAATACATTTTGAGTGAATGCTTATCAGTCAGAACCCAAGGCATTACCAGACCCGCACGTACCTGTGTGTAGCTGTTTCAGTTCCTACTTATAGGATATTACAGATCAATGTGAATCCTGAATCCCCGAGTGTACATATAGCCATGTATGTGAAACCTGGAGAATAGCTGTATCAAAGAGTGTCCCGACGAGCCTACTGAGTAACCATTCCTGATTAAAATTGGCGCTTCAGACAAAGTATGGCGACGCAGTCATTAGCGAATATAAGTACGGACGGCTATGCACATTGATCGCATGACGTTCCTCCTTTTCCTTTACGGCGAATACGCACCTGCCACGTGTTTAAGTACAGTGGATTTTATTAATAGTCTACTGAAATGATAGGTCATAAAAATGAGTTTTCTCATTGCGGTTTACTAATGGGTGACTTTCCATAATCAGGAATGTGATCTGAAATCTATAGTTTGTTCAATCACTGTTCCCTCGGGTACGAACCGAGTCTATGCCGACGAATGGGCGGGCGGAACTCCGGGCGTACTACATTTCTCTCGTAAGCACCATGGTCGCTCGACCGGATGGTCGATTTCCGAGTTTATTAATGCTTAAGTGTCAAAAGCATGAACCTTTTGCAATTTGACACTACCAAGAACATATGTGCATATAGCCGCTAAAAATCATGTAATTCCGTTGCACACTGTAGTGAGACAGCGTATGGTCTGAGTAGAGCATTTTAACACTATAGATATCATATGCATTGAACCCCACGCCGAGTTTTCTACTCAACCCACTTGACACATGTATACAGGGTCCAATATTTACGTCTAAGCGTTTTAGATCTAAAATGCTTGGAGTTCCGAATAACGTTCCTAACTTTTTCCTTGCGGAGGGCCTCCCAGTTTTTTATACAACCTCGGTATTCTGTACTTCATCCCATCTCTGAGAATGACTGGCTCCGCTCCTAAATATACATGGCTACCTTCCTTATATAACCAGAACGCCGCCTTTGCATACTCTGAAGAAAGTACAAGGCCTGTATTTGAGCTGCTCTCACCCAAACCCGGCGAACGTATTGTAGACGTGGGTTGCGGCACTGGGGAATTAACCCTGCGCTTACAGGGGATCGTTGGAAAATATGGGCTAGTTTTGGGAATAGATTCAAGTGAAAACATGGTGAGTACTAGCATTAGAGCCTCGATTATACCATACATATTCGAGTACTTAGGCTAACATGAGAGACAGCTTGAGAAAGCCGCAGCGAATGGTGTTCAAAATGTACTGTGTTGCGATATACAGAAGCTCGTGATTCCAGAAAGGCTGGAAGGCCTTTTGGGAACGTTTGATGGTGAGCCGTCCTCTTCTGGTTAGTTAAAGCGGGACAGCTAAATGCCAGGTTCTAGCGGTATATACCAACGCCACACTTCACTGGTGCAACCAAGATCCCTATGGCGCTGTACGAGCTGTTAAAATGCTTCTGAAACCTGGGGGGCGTTTTGTGGGCGAGTTATGCGGACATGGCACCGGGATGGGTATGTAAAAATAAGATAAATGAAACCATAATGACCTAAATCTACATATTTACTTGTGTCTGGCATTGCACCACAGGTCTACGCGTTGTGATTGCAAACGTGTTGAGGGGCCGGGGTATCAATACCCCCAATCCATGGTTACTTCCCAAGCCTGAAGAATATGCAAGTGTGAGTCAAGCAACTATTAAACAGTAATAATGTTGTTAAACTGAAATGACCTCCATGTACCTCGGCCTGGTGCTCAGATCCTTGAAGCGGAGGGCTTCAAAGTCGAACACATATCTCTGAACCcccgtctggtttccctccCCGGGTCGATGATTGACTTTTTTCGTGCAGTCTATAAAGTCGCATTCCTCAAAGATATGTCAGACGAGGAAGCAGAAAATGTCATGCGAGAAATCAGCAACATGTGTGAGGTTGATCAAAAGGACCAGAGTGGGATGTGGTCCTATCTGTACGTTCCATTGAGATTCCAAGCTATTGCTCCAATGTGATATGTACTTACTTCGAAGCGCATGTAAACAATGCTTTGTCATTCTAGAAATTCTTTTGGCTGCCTGTTTAATTCAAGTGCGAGGAGTGCAATACTATACAACAATCTTCGGACTGAACATAGGTTCTTCCGGAGTCCGTCGTCCCTTCTTGGTTAAGACCTTACGGGCCCGAACAATCGCACACCAAAGTTTTATCTATGTGGTCTACGCGAAGAAGTACGTAGCCTCATTGCTTTCTTTACAGTTGTAACCCTAAGTCCACCAAGCGAGCTCCGTAATCGGATGAAAGTATATATTATTATCCTTAAAGCCCGCTTAGTTGAAAACGCGGGTGGACAGCCGCCCAAAAATGCTCTTCTACGAAGCTGTGCTCGAGTCAGTGTTAGTCAATTTGATGTTGGTAACTTATTCTGGTCAGGGTCAGTAATTCATATAAGGTATATGACTGCGTGTAGTGGCTAGAAAGAGACTGGGAGAGTGGAAATTGCCAGAGCCGCGCGAGGGACGCCGGGGGGGAGAACGGGGTGGGATGCGAGAAAGGCCTGTAGGTTGGGTTACTAACCCCTCTACGAAACCCGCCAGAGTTTGTGAGTGCTCGGCAGCACCCGTGGTTTCCCATATTCAGAGGCTCACAAGCAGTCCACTATGATTAGTCATCACGCGCTTTACTTGGCCTGGAGTAATAAGTGTCACTAATCCTCCATTATGGTATAAACGTCAGCTGACTAAGAGTCTATGGATTCCAAGCGAGCGGTGTACGCTCCCGGGCGCTTGCAGACTCTAGCGGTTTTTGTAGAGCCTGCCTAGGCGCAACGAGGAGTGGTAGGCGGGgcaaaataaaataaaataaagtGGTAGAAATGATGCGTGATTATAATGACATAGGTGATACCAGGCACAGTATGGGTCAATTGCcagtgggggggggggagggagTGCCGGAGATGGCTCGTATGAGCCCTGACGAATAAGCCCCCTATGCGACTCTTTGCAGGTGCCGAGCCGCGCCATGATCCTGGCTTCGATAAATCTTTTTAAATCTTTTGGAAATTTGAAGTTTGAGTCTTATTCGTAGACCAATCCGATCGATTCTCCCCCTAAGGTAAAAGAAGAGCCATCGATAAGGTTCAACACTCACACATGATCATGCTCATCAGCGGAGAACTATGGGTGCCTCGGTAATATCTAAAACTGTATGCGCATAACACAGTTTGAGGTTAGCGTAGTCTCCACAGTCCGCAATTTGCCACGATACACACTGAAGTTCCCAAAATTATAAGTAACACGGTGCTCTTCCCAGGACCGGTTTAAACCATTCCTGTTGACCCCTTAGGGCAACGTCAATCCAGTGACTAACTGAACCTTGTTAATTTGGTTAGTCATAATTTATGCATTTGTCTGGGCAGCTATATATGTGATTACTTTTTCCGCATATAAATTGGCAGCGTTGCTCTAAACGTCAGCGCCACCCAGAGTGTATACATGTATCGGAATACGAGCAGCGCCCTGTGTCCCGGAAGAGCACAGGTGCATTGATTGCTCTTCCTGGGATCACAAAGGTTACCCATATATACATCAGAAACTTCTCTGAGATCACGTCGCTCAAGTCCCCCATTTCTCTACACTTAACCATGATCGAATCTAATATTACCTCAAAATACACATGGAGCCCTGCTCTTTATAACAAGAGTGCCCCTTTCGTATATTCTGACAAGAATACCAAGCCATTATTCGAGCTACTCTCTGCCCGGCCTGGTGAACGAATCGCCGATATGGGCTGTGGTACGGGCGAGCTGACCTTACGACTTCAGAAACTCGTAGGGGAGGAAGGGTTGATTCTGGGAGTGGACGCTAGCGAAAGCATGGTAAATATATATGCCCCAGACGCACCTTGTGGTTTCACTTACTAAACGTGTCGCATGCTGATAGCTCAAGATAGCCGAAGAAAATGGAATCAAAAACCTCCTGTGCTGTGACATACAGATGCTTGAGATGCCCGGCAAATTCGAAGACTTGATAGGAACATTCGATGGTAAGAGTTCCGGTTCTCACCAGATTTGCTGTAACTCCTTCGTTAATGTTATTTCTGCTAGCGGTGTTCACAAATTCGACTCTTCAATGGTGCAAACAAGATCCACATGGCCCAGTAAAATCTGCCAAATGTCTCCTCAAGCCTGGTGGTAGATTCGTTGGGGAGTTCCCCGGGTACATGACTGGAATAGGTAAGCAACTAGATAAAAATGACCAGTATCTTACAGACACTAATCATAACTTGTAAAATTCTAGGTACGAGGTGCGCCTTTTCCCAGGTACTCAAGAAGAGGGGAATCAATCCTCCCGACCCATGGTTTCTTCCCCAACCTGCCGAGTACGCAAAGGCAAGTGTTACCGCATTGAAATTAAATGAGATTCGTATTTAAATATATTGATGGTATAGATACTTGAGGCGGAAGGCTTCGAGGTCGAATATATCACATTGGATCCCCGCGTCTGCTTGCTCTCGGGGCCAATGATAGACTTTCTCCGAGCGATCTATCGGATTGCATTTCTCAAAGATATGGGAGATGAAGAAGCAGAGCAAATCCTTCAAGAAGTGGCTGATATCTGTGAGTTGGAACATAAGGATGGGATGGGAAATTGGTCCATCATGTATACAACAGTTAGGTTCCGAGCTATTGCTCCCTTGTGATCTTATGTAAACGCTTCAAGCACCCTACATCAAGCTATAGCTAATTAAATTAAATAATGTAAATCCATTCAGGTTAATTGATATGAACGTCCCCTCTGAAGTCAGATCCTTGACTCTGGATCCGACTCGGTGATGGATGGTGATCGAGGAACCTATCTAGATAAACATCGCAGGCGATCGTGATAGATATCAAGTAAAGTTGGGGCTCTATAAATTCACTAACTTACTGTGGGGGTGGAATCTCTGCATACAAAGGCCTAGATTTAATCATTGCGGGTGTCCCCACTCACGTGAAGTATCTCCACTATCCTCGTGACGTCATGATATATTATGACGTCATGGGTGCATTATCTCATGCTCTGGCCGAGGATTTGTCGAATGCGGCTCCCGTTCTCCGCGATTAGGCCTATTTTCTGACTTATCGTTCTATCATTGCCGAGGGTTCACACGACGCTCCTCCTGGTACAAAAGTCGTTGTTGGTATCCTTGTTTTTTCGACCTCAATCCACGCAAACTAGAAAGGTGATCCACTAATGTCATCAGTATCAAAAAAGGCCCAGGAAGGCGCTCAGACTATCAAGTCTGCAGTTGCGACTCCTCTGGTACCAGATTTCTCTGCTAAAGATTACTCAACTTTCTTCCTTGCTGGTACGCTTGAGAGCTCAACACGATCGATTCAGTTGTCTTATCATTCGACCGTTAGGGGCACTATGCTGCACGATCACCCATGGAGCCATGACCCGTAAGTTTTACTTGGTTAGCTAGGAGGGTCTACTTAATAAAACACACATGGTAATTTAGCCATCGATGTGGTAAAAACACGCATTCAAGTTGACCCTGCCCTAGCAAAACACTCGCTTCTGTCGGGTGGCCGCAAGATCGTTGCCGCGGAAGGGCCTCGTGGTCTTCTCACTGGATTTGGGCCTACGGCTGTAGGTTATTTGGTTCAAGGTGGTGCTAAATTTGCTGGATACGAGTAAATCAACCAGTCAGTCCGATGTGTACCTCGATCGCTGATACGCCCTGGCTTGGGTTGTTGGTAGGTtttggaagaagaaattcGTGGAACTTGCCGGCTCGCGTGAAGAAGCTGTCAAGCACCGGACTGCAATCTATCTCGTGGGCGCGAGTGTTGCTGAGTGAGTCACACTTTGTATTTCTACATAACATCGAATCTTATACATCACATCTATAGGTTCTTTGCCGATATTCTTTTGACGCCCTTGGAGGCCACTCGTATTCGACTGGTATCTGATAGGACGTACGCAACTGGGCTCGTGACGGGGTTTACACGAATGGCCAGGGAGGGAGGAGTGGCAGAACTCTATGCAGGGTTCCTACCAATTCTCTGCAAGTAAGCGAAAGTCGTTGAATTATCCAATCCTCAACTGACAGGCAACTACAGGCAAATTCCGTATGCCATTGGTCAATTCACAGTACGTTTCTATTACCTACGTTCTGGAACCTCGAACTCACATCCGATAtaggtcaatgagtggtGCCACGAAGTTATCTTCCGTTCAATGTCAGAGGACCAGAAGAAGTCACTTTCCGGACCTGCCAAATTCTCTATTTCACTTGGTAGTGGCGTGATTGCAGGATTTGCAGCCGCTATTTTAAGTCATGTGAGTTCTATCTACATTGAGGCGAAATACGCTTCCTAACTTAGTGGCTGCAAATTTGCTCCCATAGCCGGCAGATACCCTTCTGAGCCAGGTATGTTTGTCATAAGCCTCAAGCCACTTCCGCGTGTTGATCGTCTACACCCAAGATCAACAAAGGACATGGACCCAAAGGATCGATGGCTTCTCGGCTCATTGCTCTTGGAAAGCAAGCTGGATTCCGCGGCTTGTTCGCAGGGCTTGGTCCTAGGATGATCATGACTGCCGGTTTAGTCAGTGGTCAATTCTTGATTTACGGGGCTATCAAAGATGGTAAGGACAACCCTCTTATACCGCCGTTCGCTAAATTTAACATTGTCTTGATTATTCAGCCCTTAATGCTCGCCCCGGGGTGGAGATTCATAAGGAAGAAAATTAATATAGGTAAATTTTAAGTGATGATACGAAGAGGTTGGCGAAACAGTGTGTGTCTTTAGAGTAAACCATCTTTTACTATAGTGTAGATTATTAATTAGTACACATCATTAATCGTTTGATAATTTCCAAGGTTATAGACAGCAATGTTACGTAACACATGATGACTTAAATGTTGCGCATAGATTCAGCGAATGCATCACAGCAGTTTAAAGGATTTCTGTGTTTTGCTATAGTATTATAGCACAAAGAAAATTGGTACAAAAATACGATTGTATATTATAGTACATAGTGACACAAAGGTATCAATAACTCAGAACATATCACCGCTTCCAAATAATAAGTATTCTTAGTTTATGACGATTTTCTCGGGAGCAGGATGTTCGCGCTTGGGTATCCTCAGCGTCAGGATCCCGTCGTTCAGCTGCGCAGACGCCCGCTTGCCGTCTACCGGCTCAGGAAGCCAGAGCGTGCGCGTGAACGACGACCGGAACTCCGACTGCCCCGAGGTCGACGCTAGGGCGGAGCTCGAGTCCGACGACTTGACTACGTCTGCGATAGGGTGGTTAGTAAACAGCGTCGGTGGCATGCAGCAGGCGCCATGTAGCTTACCTTGTGAGGAGCCCTCGGCGACGGCAGTGGAAGCAGAGTTGTCGGTCGTGGTCTGGTTGGCGGAATCGGCGGCGGGAGTAGCAGACGCCTGGGAGATGCGGTGGACGTGTCCCTCAATGGTCAAGGACTGCCCGTCGTTCGACAGGTGCACGTCCAGGTTCTCCTTCTTCACTCCCGGCATCTCCGCATGAACGACGACGTCGTTACCATCCTCGGTCACTTCGACGGCGGCCTGGCGTTGAAGGGCAGCGAATGGCTGCCAGGCGTCGGAACGGGCGTAGCGGGGAAATACAGAGGGCGATGAGAAGAATGGGTCTTCGATCATGCGGAAGAGGGGACGGAAGTCGTTGAGTAGGCTACGAGTAAGCGACATGTTTATGGTTGTAATTAAGAGTGCGATTGGGTGGGTAAATGCGAGTGCAGATGAGCGAGTACTGGAGTAGATTCTGTATTGAGTTGGGGAGAGCCGAGAGGGAGACTGCGTGGTACTTTATACCTTTGCGGGTGCTAGAAATTTCGTTGGAGGTGGGCGTTGCTGATGCATCAACCTAGGAGATGATCGGGTGGCTATGATGGAGAACGGTGGTAAGCGCTCGTCGCTTCTGGAAAGTTCTGCTCCTCCAATCATTAGCAAGTGTACCAAATTAGAGCTGGAGTACTCGCTATATCTTAGTTGGTCTCATACTATGTGCGCCATATACAACGAATAGTTAATACTATCAATATTTTATTTACTTTGGATTATTTCTTTATTTTAGTCGCGACAAACTGCATGTCGCGTGACGTGTATACCAATCGCGTAGAGGAGCAGAACTTTCCAGAAGCGACGAGCGCTTACCACCGTTCTCCATCATAGCCACCCGATCATCTCCTAGGTTGATGCATCAGCAACGCCCACCTCCAACGAAATTTCTAGCACCCGCAAAGGTATAAAGTACCACGCAGTCTCCCTCTCGGCTCTCCCCAACTCAATACAGAATCTACTCCAGTACTCGCTCATCTGCACTCGCATTTACCCACCCAATCGCACTCTTAATTACAACCATAAACATGTCGCTTACTCGTAGCCTACTCAACGACTTCCGTCCCCTCTTCCGCATGATCGAAGACCCATTCTTCTCATCGCCCTCTGTATTTCCCCGCTACGCCCGTTCCGACGCCTGGCAGCCATTCGCTGCCCTTCAACGCCAGGCCGCCGTCGAAGTGACCGAGGATGGTAACGACGTCGTCGTTCATGCGGAGATGCCGGGAGTGAAGAAGGAGAACCTGGACGTGCACCTGTCGAACGACGGGCAGTCCTTGACCATTGAGGGACACGTCCACCGCATCTCCCAGGCGTCTGCTACTCCCGCCGCCGATTCCGCCAACCAGACCGACCGACAACTCTGCTTCCACTGCCGTCGCCGAGGGCTCCTCACAAGGTAAGCTACATGGCGCCTGCTGCATGCCACCGACGCTGTTTACTAACCACCCTATCGCAGACGTAGTCAAGTCGTCGGACTCGAGCTCCGCCGTAGCGTCGACCTCGGGGCAGTCGGAGTTCCGGTCGTCGTTCACGCGCACGCTCTGGCTTCCTGAGCCGGTAGACGGCAAGCGGGCGTCTGCGCAGCTGAACGACGGGATCCTGACGCTGAGGATACCCAAGCGCGAACATCCTGCTCCCGAGAAAATCGTCATAAACTAAAGCTCTCATGATAGTATTGGGTCTTTTTGTGTAGTTTTTTTTGTTAAATGTGTTTGTGTACTATAAACAATTATTTAAATTGACATCTAAACCAGTTGAATTAAACAAGCATTCATTTATCTGAACGTCCCCAACCTAATAGTGAGTCTGGCTAGCTTTTATACCTATATTCAAGCGCTGTTTCGGGGGTACTACAAGTGTTTCTCAAGAGCTGCGTGATTGATTTGTCGGATATTGTCAGACTTACTGCAGCAAATACGTGTGCATTCTCTTAAGAAGCCGATTTCTTGGCCTCGGTATTAATATATAGGCGCCCCTGCGACCAGATGCTGGGCTGCGCTTTCATTTATCAGTAACGATACTTTTCCTGAATTTTACCCTGTTTCGAATACAGAGCTAGTTTTGATAGCTAATTCTTTTACTCATCTGAATTTAGTTGAATTTTCTGAATAACGACTTGAGAACTTGTGCTTTAGTCTATTGGTTTATCCACGTTCACCTTGCGCGATCAACCAGCCGGTCCTTACCCAAAAATACAGCACTTGCTCCCCAAGAACGCGCTCTGCCACAGTAATAGAGTACTTTGTTCAGATGTGTCATCTATAAAAGATTAGCTCGATGGCGTAACTAGATTCCAAGGGATGATCGCCAGTATTGTTATTCACCTGGACGAACCCCAATTCAGTTTCGACCTCCCAATGATCCGACTCAAGTCATCGCATTTGAATGCAACAAAATCCTGAATTGTAGTATACTTGAGAAGCACCCTTTCCCAGTGTGTTATTACTCGAAAGCAACAGTTTCAATACGCCTTCCTCGATATGAATCCTACTAAAGGAGGGGTCAAATACAAGTGATGGTCCAACCACTCTCGAAGGTGTTACATTTATCCGCCAATCCCTGTGTACCAGTAAGGATGTCTTATGCGGGGTCAGAAATAGCACAATTCCGAGGGTTTATCCAGGATCATGATGCAGAAGAAGGTTGGTCGAGAAATTTCAAAGTCTGCGCTGTTCTTTGGGTACCGAAAACCGGATGGAGACGATTTGTATGCAAATGAGTTGGCAGAGTGGCAGGCTTTAGGGATAACAGATTTAAGGACGGCCTTTCCGCAAGCATCTAAAGAGTCAGCACTCTAAACCTCTTATTGTATATTATCCTAATGTCTCTACAGTCGCGTTTGGACGGATAGAGAGCCGGTTTGCGATTGCGACAAAAGAAACGCCAAGGTAGATAGCCTCAGACTTACACTAAGATTTCCGGCTTTGCTGAATAGATTTGTATGGCTACCGTCTTTTCTGCAGTAATACAAATAAAAGTAACGCGAATTGCGACAGTAACACAAGTTTCCCCACAGGTATGAAACTAAGAGCTCAATGGTGACGAACAATTGGCAGAAGAGTTGTTCAAGGACAATCAATTGGGGCACTTCGCAATGGATATCTTTGGCTAGATTGAAACCCGATGGCTCGATTCGGGTCAAACCATACCTTCGCTTTGTACGAGATTGATATCGGGGAATTGAATACTGTGATATTACATATTGTCTTCTGGCTTCACATTTAAATTCCTCCAACCTACGTATGTATACAGGTCCGACAACTACCGGACGAAGGGACAGCAACCACGCGTTTCTCTCCCTATTGATTGATTTGCTAATGGCTCATTGTACACGCATTCGATATTCGTGGCCCAAGCCTACCAGCTACTGGTAGCCATAGAAGCGCTCTTACTGTTAAAACCATTGAATTTTTCTGTAAGAACATTCCACTAGACTAAGATCTAGCAATTCATTTTCTGTTTCATTGTGGTGGGCTGCATGTATATGCGTGCCGAGGCCCATCGACGAACCATTATCGCGCTGGATCACAATGCTAGCGCCTTCTTTGCCATCGCTAGAACCCCCTCTTTCGTTTTGTTTCCTGTTATTCGAAACAAGTCAGAAGCAGCACAGACGTGATGCTTTGTGAAACGCACCTCCAATGAAACCAGATGCATGAACAAATATTCCTCCAGGAATTCCTGTAACATCATCCAGTTGTGAATCTCTTACTCCTCGCCATCTGGAAAGGAACAGGTAAGCCACCGTACACTCGTCCAAACCGAATTACCCACATTTCCGGAAGTGCCTTCCGACTCTCAAAGCTATCGGGAGATACTGGGACCGCTTGAATACGCCAATTGCCCCCTGTCTCGTCTGGATAAAGTACATAAATCGGCTTTTGCTCCTCAGAAACATTTAAACTAGATTCAAGTTCGAATAGGTGCTCCTACAGTAAGTTCATTCATTATATTCCATAGACCAGTGCAAGCAGAAATACCTTCCAAGGGGCAAATTGTTCAAATGCAATTATGCGGCCGCTGGGATCGACCTGGGTGCGAGCCTCCAGAGCATGCAATACCAAATCACGAGCTGGCCACCATGCGTTCGCAAGATAGTCCAAACGACCAAGGAACTCGGTACCTGTCAGCTCTGAGGCTTTTTGGAAACGCGCCTATGCGAAAAGTCAGCTCGGACACGAAACCAGTTGCTCATATAACTAACATCCACTCCATCAGAGTCAACAGATTCGTTCCATCTCGGATTGAGATGTCCGACGCGGCTAGAAATATCGGTACGACTTCTATATGCTGGAGAGATTTCGGATGGATATTGAAGGACCCCATTATCAATACCGTCGATCGCTTCAATGAAATCCTACAATAATTGTCGTAAACAATTAATTACCCCAGATGCACCTTGAGGCTACTCACCCCATATAGTTTGAGCCATAACTCTTGTACCTTCCCGTCAGTTGGGTTCAGTTGCAACTGGTTGGCGATGATTTCAGGGCCAAAATGCCTGCATTGGCGATTGAATAAACCCAACCCGTACAGCATGAATTTGGTCTCACTTGTATATCAAACCTGCGCTCGACAACTTGGTCTTAAACCCATTGCCAAACACCTCTGTGAACCCTCGTTGATGATGATCAAATAGCAATCTTTCTGGGTCATATTCCGCCCCCACATCAACCACAATATCACAAGTTTCTAATATTTTGGGATCCCGAGTTCGCTTGACACCTAAGAAAAGGTAAATTTTTAATCATAACCGGAGTAGGATAGAAGGGATGCCTACTCGCGTCTGCATACTCTTTCGTATGACGAAGCAAGAATACA
This region includes:
- a CDS encoding glycoside hydrolase family 61 protein, with the protein product MQSSNTTSKDSWSASQYNKNAAFVYSDAYTQPILELLSLKPGERILDMGCGTGELTCRLREAVGQDGMIVGIDSSQNMLERAKANGVENIFCPDIQSLTMLDRFESLARTFDAVFTNATLHWCKRDPLGVVQAAKRTLKPGGRFVGEFGGYLNCVGVRSALHQVLRRRGIDPSRVDPWYFPRSEHYASVLESEGFKIEQISLNPRFTPLPGPLIDWLRTFARNSILANMNDEDAEQVMQDVSDLCEPDMKDEKGGWAIMYVRLRFRAVLPL
- a CDS encoding heat shock protein HSP20 family protein, which produces MSLTRSLLNDFRPLFRMIEDPFFSSPSVFPRYARSDAWQPFAALQRQAAVEVTEDGNDVVVHAEMPGVKKENLDVHLSNDGQSLTIEGHVHRISQASATPAADSANQTTTDNSASTAVAEGSSQDVVKSSDSSSALASTSGQSEFRSSFTRTLWLPEPVDGKRASAQLNDGILTLRIPKREHPAPEKIVIN
- a CDS encoding mitochondrial carrier protein — protein: MIESNITSKYTWSPALYNKSAPFVYSDKNTKPLFELLSARPGERIADMGCGTGELTLRLQKLVGEEGLILGVDASESMLKIAEENGIKNLLCCDIQMLEMPGKFEDLIGTFDAVFTNSTLQWCKQDPHGPVKSAKCLLKPGGRFVGEFPGYMTGIGTRCAFSQVLKKRGINPPDPWFLPQPAEYAKASILEAEGFEVEYITLDPRVCLLSGPMIDFLRAIYRIAFLKDMGDEEAEQILQEVADILSKKAQEGAQTIKSAVATPLVPDFSAKDYSTFFLAGALCCTITHGAMTPIDVVKTRIQVDPALAKHSLLSGGRKIVAAEGPRGLLTGFGPTAVGYLVQGGAKFAGYEFWKKKFVELAGSREEAVKHRTAIYLVGASVAEFFADILLTPLEATRIRLVSDRTYATGLVTGFTRMAREGGVAELYAGFLPILCKQIPYAIGQFTVNEWCHEVIFRSMSEDQKKSLSGPAKFSISLGSGVIAGFAAAILSHPADTLLSQINKGHGPKGSMASRLIALGKQAGFRGLFAGLGPRMIMTAGLVSGQFLIYGAIKDALNARPGVEIHKEEN
- a CDS encoding methyltransferase domain protein; translated protein: MTGSAPKYTWLPSLYNQNAAFAYSEESTRPVFELLSPKPGERIVDGIVGKYGLVLGIDSSENMLEKAAANGVQNVLCCDIQKLVIPERLEGLLGTFDAVYTNATLHWCNQDPYGAVRAVKMLLKPGGRFVGELCGHGTGMGLRVVIANVLRGRGINTPNPWLLPKPEEYASILEAEGFKVEHISLNPRLVSLPGSMIDFFRAVYKVAFLKDMSDEEAENVMREISNMCEVDQKDQSGMWSYLYVPLRFQAIAPM